In Gadus chalcogrammus isolate NIFS_2021 chromosome 1, NIFS_Gcha_1.0, whole genome shotgun sequence, one DNA window encodes the following:
- the zgc:136971 gene encoding S9 family peptidase, protein METNAITAIYAEFSGLPTPVSAHLTEEQVGDQRVYTVNSEWSQNNLVGGSRLRYMQQWTLLAEQRNDCKNLQTVLPPGPCAPLQAELLSSFSPVRGLRAVVRETTGSHQILEIWDSHGLRKTLDLTALNKHGRVYNDAQFGCLSWSGCESRLLYVAESNQSSSPDLPKRSPCGKSLQDRSVYREDWGEGLTSKSLPVLCVVELETGNVSVLRGVPSHISPGQALWAPGSHVVVFVGWSHEPFRLGLKFCSNRRSALFLLGLDGHCECLSEADVSVSSPRLSPDGTTLVYLQGRVFGPHNQCVSLHQYDLHSKKTSILMDVVNRTNAGECAGIYESLPSSCWSADSQRVVFSSACRNRKDLFVVDRRTKTVAFLSDNLSEFYGSWKLLAIQKDLMVVYCSSPNTPPTLRVGFLPPVGCYVDWQTLHQPGLTFDLRWTVLDVTPTTEEDNTEYSGLDFGAVLVKPRDHFHGAKIPLVVFIHGGPHSQFPAEWNTTTAGLVKLGFAVLMVNYRGSTGFGQDSILSLIGRIGTQDVKDVQRAVTTALQRDATLDPNRLAVIGGSHGGFLSCHLVGQYPDLYRACAARNPVINFATLLGTSDIVDWRYSSVGLMYSYDQIPTAEALAIMLERSPITHAAQIQAPVLLMLGAKDRRVSPHQGLELYRALKSRDSPVRLLWFPEDGHSLARVDTQADCFLNTALWLQQHL, encoded by the exons ATGGAAACCAACGCTATCACCGCTATCTACGCCGAATTTAGCGGTCTGCCGACGCCTGTTTCCGCCCACCTCACTGAAGAACAAGTCGGCGATCAGAGAGTGTACACAGTGAACTCCG AATGGAGTCAGAACAACCTGGTTGGAGGGTCCAGGCTGCGCTACATGCAGCAGTGGACTCTGTTAGCGGAACAAAGAAATGACTGCAAGAACCTCCAGACTGTCCTCCCTCCTGGACCCTGTGCACCTCTACAGGCAGa GCTGCTGAGTAGCTTCTCCCCCGTCCGTGGCCTGAGAGCCGTTGTCAGGGAAACGACCGGAAGCCACCAGATTCTGGAG ATCTGGGACAGCCACGGCCTCAGGAAGACTCTGGACCTCACGGCCCTCAACAAGCATGGACGAGTTTACAATGATG CCCAGTTTGGGTGTCTGTCGTGGTCGGGGTGTGAGAGCAGACTGCTGTATGTAGCAGAGAGTAACCAGTCTAGCTCACCGGATTTACCCAAGAGATCTCCCTGTGGGAAG tccCTACAGGACAGGAGTGTGTACAGGGAGGACTGGGGCGAGGGGTTAACCAGTAAGAGCCTCCCAGTGCTGTGTGTGGTTGAACTGGAGACGGGGAATGTCAGCGTGTTGCGGGGCGTCCCGTCGCACATCTCACCTGGGCag GCGCTGTGGGCTCCAGGCAGCCATGTTGTGGTGTTTGTGGGCTGGAGTCACGAACCCTTCAGACTGGGCCTCAAGTTCTGCTCCAATCGCAG GTCAGCGTTGTTCCTACTTGGCCTGGATGGACACTGTG AGTGTCTATCAGAGGCGGACGTCTCCGTCTCCAGTCCCAGACTCAGCCCAGACGGAACCACCCTGGTCTACCTGCAGGGGCGCGTGTTCGGTCCGCACAACCAGTGTGTTAGTCTGCACCAG TATGACCTACATAGCAAGAAGACCTCTATATTAATGGACGTTGTCAACAGAACAAACGCTG gtgagtgTGCAGGTATCTATGAGTCTCTACCATCTAGCTGCTGGTCTGCAGACAGCCAGAGAGTCGTCTTCAGCAGTGCATGCAGAAACCGAAag gACCTGTTTGTGGTGGACAGAAGGACGAAGACAGTAGCCTTCCTCTCCGATA aTCTGTCTGAGTTCTACGGCAGCTGGAAGCTGCTGGCCATACAGAAGGACCTCATGGTGGTTTACTGCTCCAGCCCCAACACACCACCAACTCTG agggTGGGTTTCCTCCCGCCAGTAGGGTGCTATGTGGATTGGCAAACTTTGCACCAGCCtgggttgacctttgacctccgctGGACGGTCCTGGATGTCACCCCCACCACAGAAGAGGACAACACAGAGTACT cTGGTCTAGACTTTGGGGCTGTGCTGGTTAAACCGAGGGATCATTTCCATGGAGCCAAGATACCCCTGGTGGTCTTCATCCACG GTGGGCCTCATTCACAGTTCCCTGCAGAATGGAACACCACTACAGCTGGACTGGTCAAACTGGGCTTCGCTGTCCTCATgg TGAACTACCGGGGATCGACAGGTTTCGGCCAGGACAGCATCTTGTCCCTGATTGGTCGGATCGGTACCCAGGATGTCAAAGATGTGCAG AGGGCCGTCACAACTGCACTGCAACGCGACGCGACCCTTGACCCCAATCGCCTGGCTGTGATTGGTGGGTCCCACGGGGGCTTCCTGTCCTGTCATCTGGTTGGTCAGTATCCAGACCTCTACCGGGCATGTGCGGCCAGGAACCCGGTGATCAACTTTGCCACCTTACTGGGAACCAGTGATATCGTTGACTG GCGTTACTCCAGTGTAGGACTGATGTACTCTTACGACCAAATCCCCACTGCTGAAGCACTGGCAATCATGCTGGAGAGGTCCCCCATTACACACGCtgctcag ATCCAGGCACCAGTTCTGCTGATGCTAGGAGCCAAGGACCGAAGGGTGTCTCCTCACCAAGGACTGGAGCTCTACAGAGCCCTGAAGAGCAGGGACTCACCTGTCAG GTTGCTATGGTTTCCAGAAGACGGCCACTCATTGGCCAGAGTGGATACACAGGCTGACTGCTTTCTGAACACAGCACTTTggctgcagcaacacctctga
- the LOC130388049 gene encoding myosin heavy chain, fast skeletal muscle-like — MSTDAEMALYGKAAIYLRKPERERIEAQSKPFDAKSAGYVADVKEMYLKCTIVKKDGAKVTVKLLDTQEERTVKEDDVTQMNPPKYDKIEDMAMMTYLNEASVLYNLKERYAAWMIYTYSGLFCATVNPYKWLPVYDSDVVNAYRGKKRMEAPPHIFSVSDNAYQFMATDRENQSVLITGESGAGKTVNTKRVIQYFATISVGGGSGGEAKKKENKMGGSLEDQIIAANPLLEAYGNAKTVRNDNSSRFGKFIRIHFNTSGKLASADIETYLLEKSRVTFQLPEERGYHIFYQMMTNHKPEIIEMTLISSNPYDFPMCSMGQITVASIDDKEELDATDAAIDILGFSHDEKLGIYKFTGAVLHHGNMKFKQKQREEQAEPDGNEEADKIAYLLGLNSADMLKALCYPRVKVGNEYVTKGQTVPQVQNSVSALAKSIYEKMFLWMVIRINEMLDTKQARQYFIGVLDIAGFEIFNFNSMEQLCINFTNEKLQQFFNHHMFVLEQEEYKKEGIIWEFIDFGMDLAACIELIEKPMGIFSILEEECMFPKASDVTFKAKLYDQHLGKTKAFEKPKPAKGKAEAHFSLVHYAGTVDYNINGWLDKNKDPLNDSVVQLYQKSGNKLLPVLYPPVIEEVGGAKKGAKKKGGSMQTVSSQFRENLGKLMTNLRSTHPHFVRCLIPNESKTPGLMENFLVIHQLRCNGVLEGIRICRKGFPSRILYADFKQRYKVLNASVIPEGQFIDNKKASEKLLGSIDVNHEEYKFGHTKVFFKAGLLGQLEEMRDDKLAILVTMTQALARGYVMRKEFIKMMERREAIYTIQYNIRSFMNVKHWPWMKVYYKIKPLLKSAETEKELSQMKENYEKMKTDLATALTKKKELEEKMVSLLQEKNDLQLQVASEGDNLSDAEERCEGLIKNKIQMEAKLKETCERLEDEEEMNAELTAKKRKLEDECSELKKDIDDLELTLAKVEKEKHATENKVKNLTEEMASQDESVAKLSKEKKALQEAHQQTLDDLQAEEDKVNTLTKAKSKLEQQVDDLEGSLEQEKKLRMDLERAKRKLEGDLKLAQESLMDLENDKQQSDERIKKKDFENSQLLSRIEDEQIMGLQLQKKIKELQARIEELEEEIEAERAARAKVEKQRADLSRELEEISERLEEAGGATSAQIEMNKKREAEFQKLRRDLEESTLQHEATSAALRKKQADSVAELGEQIDNLQRVKQKLEKEKSEFKMEIDDLSSNMEAVAKAKGNLEKMCRTLEDQLSELKSKNDENVRQLNDASAQRARLLTENGEFGHQLEEKEALVSQLTRGKQAFTQQLEELKRLVEEEVKAKNALAHGVQSARHDCDLLREQFEEEQEAKAELQRGMSKANGEVATWRSKYETDAIQRTEELEEAKKKLAQRLQDAEEQIEATNSKCASLEKTKQRLLGEVEDLMIDVERANGLAANLDKKQRNFDKVLAEWKQKYEEGQAELEGSLKETRSLSTELFKMKNSYEETLDHLETLKRENKNLQQEISDLTEQLGETGKSIHELEKAKKQTEIEKSEIQTALEEAEGTLEHEESKLLRIQLELNQVKGEVDRKLAEKDEEMEQIKRNSQRLLDSMQTTLDAEVRSRNDALRIKKKMEGDLNEMEIQLSHANRQAAEAQKQLRNVQGQLKDAQIHLDDAIRAADDLKEQAAMVERRNGLMMAELEELRVALEQTERGRKVAETELVDASERVGLLHSQNTSLINTKKKLESDLVQVQGEVDDSIQEARNAEEKAKKAITDAAMMAEELKKEQDTSSHLERMKKNLEVTVKDLQHRLDEAENLALKGGKKQIQKLESRVRELESEVEAEQRRGADAVKGVRKYERRVKELSYQTEEDKKNICRLQDLVDKLQLKVKAYKRQSEEAEEQANSYLSKSRKVQHELEEAEERADIAESQVNKLRAKSRDTGKTKDEE; from the exons ATGAGCACGGACGCGGAGATGGCCCTCTACGGGAAGGCCGCCATATACCTTCGTaagccagagagggagaggatcgAGGCCCAGAGCAAGCCCTTTGACGCCAAGTCCGCCGGTTACGTGGCTGACGTGAAGGAAATGTACCTCAAGTGCACCATCGTCAAGAAGGATGGCGCCAAAGTCACCGTGAAACTGCTGGACACCCAGGAG GAGAGGACAGTCAAGGAGGATGATGTCACACAGATGAATCCTCCCAAGTATGACAAGATTGAGGACATGGCCATGATGACCTATCTCAATGAAGCCTCTGTGTTGTATAACCTCAAAGAGCGTTATGCAGCATGGATGATCTAC ACCTACTCTGGGCTGTTCTGCGCCACTGTAAACCCCTACAAGTGGCTCCCAGTGTACGACTCAGATGTCGTAAATGCCTACAGAGGAAAGAAGCGTATGGAGGCTCCACCCCAcatcttctctgtctctgacaATGCCTACCAGTTCATGGCTACCG ATAGAGAAAATCAGTCTGTCTTGATCAC TGGAGAATCCGGTGCTGGAAAGACTGTGAACACCAAGCGTGTCATCCAGTACTTTGCCACAATCTCagttggtggtggtagtggtggagaggcaaagaagaaggaaaacaaaatgGGG GGATCTCTAGAGGACCAGATCATCGCTGCCAACCCCCTGCTGGAGGCCTACGGTAATGCCAAGACCGTGAGGAATGACAACTCCTCTCGCTTT GGTAAATTCATCAGGATCCATTTCAATACTAGTGGCAAACTGGCTAGTGCTGATATTGAGACAT ATCTGCTGGAGAAGTCTAGAGTGACATTCCAGCTGCCAGAAGAGAGAGGCTACCACATCTTCTACCAGATGATGACCAACCACAAGCCTGAGATCATTG AAATGACGCTCATCAGCTCCAACCCCTACGACTTCCCCATGTGCAGTATGGGTCAGATCACTGTGGCTAGTATCGATGACAAAGAGGAGCTGGATGCTACTGAT GCTGCTATTGACATTCTGGGCTTCAGTCATGATGAGAAGTTGGGCATCTACAAGTTCACTGGTGCAGTGCTTCACCACGGTAACATGAAGTTCAAGCAGAAGCAGCGTGAGGAGCAGGCTGAGCCAGACGGCAATGAGG AGGCTGACAAAATCGCCTACCTGCTGGGCCTGAACTCAGCTGATATGCTGAAGGCTCTCTGCTACCCCAGAGTGAAGGTTGGCAACGAGTACGTCACCAAGGGTCAGACTGTACCTCAG GTCCAAAACTCAGTGAGTGCCCTGGCCAAGTCTATCTATGAGAAGATGTTCTTGTGGATGGTCATCCGCATCAACGAGATGCTGGACACCAAGCAAGCAAGACAGTACTTCATTGGAGTGCTGGATATCGCTGGTTTTGAGATCTTTAAT TTCAACAGCATGGAGCAGCTGTGCATCAACTTCACCAATGAGAAACTGCAACAGTTCTTCAACCACCACATGTTCGTCTTGGAGCAAGAGGAGTACAAGAAGGAGGGTATCATCTGGGAGTTCATTGACTTCGGCATGGACTTGGCTGCCTGCATTGAGCTTATTGAGAAG CCAATGGGCATCTTCTCCATCCTTGAAGAGGAGTGCATGTTCCCCAAGGCCTCAGATGTGACCTTCAAGGCCAAGCTGTACGACCAGCATCTTGGCAAAACCAAAGCATTTGAGAAGCCCAAGCCTGCCAAAGGCAAGGCTGAGGCCCACTTCTCCCTGGTGCACTACGCTGGAACTGTGGACTACAACATCAACGGCTGGCTGGACAAGAACAAGGACCCCCTGAACGACTCTGTGGTTCAACTCTACCAGAAGTCTGGAAACAAACTGCTGCCTGTCCTGTATCCCCCCGTAATAGAAG AGGTCGGCGGTGCAAAGAAGGGCGCCAAGAAGAAGGGTGGTTCCATGCAAACCGTGTCTTCACAGTTCAGG GAGAATCTGGGCAAGCTGATGACCAACTTGAGGAGCACCCATCCTCACTTTGTGCGTTGCCTGATTCCAAATGAGTCAAAGACTCCAG GTCTTATGGAGAACTTCCTGGTTATCCACCAGCTTAGGTGTAACGGTGTACTGGAGGGCATCAGAATCTGCAGAAAGGGCTTCCCCAGCAGAATCCTCTATGCTGACTTCAAGCAGAG GTACAAAGTACTGAATGCCAGCGTCATCCCTGAGGGACAGTTTATTGACAACAAGAAGGCTTCTGAGAAGCTGCTTGGCTCAATTGACGTGAACCATGAGGAGTACAAATTTGGCCACACCAAG GTGTTCTTCAAGGCTGGTCTGCTCGGTCAACTTGAGGAGATGCGAGATGACAAGCTGGCAATCCTGGTCACAATGACTCAGGCTCTCGCCCGGGGATATGTCATGAGGAAGGAGTTTATCAAGATGATGGAGAGGAG GGAAGCCATCTACACAATTCAGTACAACATCCGCTCATTCATGAACGTCAAACACTGGCCGTGGATGAAGGTGTACTACAAGATCAAGCCTCTTCTGAAGAGTGCTGAGACTGAGAAGGAGCTTTCCCAGATGAAGGAGAACTATGAAAAGATGAAGACAGACCTGGCCACGGCCCTGACAAAGAAGAAGGAACTGGAGGAGAAGATGGTCTCTCTTCTGCAGGAGAAAAATGATCTGCAGCTGCAAGTGGCATCT GAAGGAGATAACTTGTCAGATGCTGAGGAAAGATGTGAGGGACTTATCAAGAACAAGATCCAGATGGAGGCCAAACTAAAGGAGACCTGTGAGAgactggaggacgaggaggagatgaaTGCTGAGCTGACTGCCAAGAAGAGGAAGCTGGAGGATGAATGCTCTGAGCTCAAGAAGGACATTGATGACCTGGAGCTTACCTTGGCCAAAGTGGAGAAGGAAAAACACGCCACTGAGAACAAG GTGAAGAACCTCACTGAGGAGATGGCCTCTCAGGATGAGAGCGTTGCCAAGCTGTCAAAGGAGAAGAAAGCCCTCCAAGAGGCACACCAGCAGACCCTTGATGACCTGCAGGCAGAGGAAGACAAAGTCAACACTCTGACCAAGGCCAAGTCCAAGCTGGAACAGCAAGTGGATGAT CTTGAAGGTTCTCTGGAGCAAGAGAAGAAGCTTCGTATGGACCTTGAGAGAGCCAAGCGAAAGCTTGAGGGTGATCTGAAACTTGCTCAGGAATCCCTCATGGACCTTGAGAATGATAAGCAGCAGTCTGATGAAAGGATCAAGAA GAAGGACTTTGAAAACAGCCAACTTCTGAGCAGAATTGAGGATGAGCAGATCATGGGCCTCcagcttcagaagaagatcaaGGAGCTTCAG GCCCGCATTGAGGAGCTAGAGGAAGAGATTGAAGCTGAGCGTGCTGCTCGTGCCAAGGTTGAGAAGCAGAGAGCTGACCTCTCCAGGGAACTTGAGGAGATCAGTGAGAGGCTCGAGGAGGCCGGGGGAGCCACTTCTGCTCAGATTGAGATGAACAAGAAGCGCGAGGCTGAGTTCCAGAAGCTGCGTCGTGATCTGGAGGAGTCCACCCTGCAGCATGAAGCCACTTCCGCTGCTCTGCGCAAGAAGCAGGCGGACAGCGTCGCAGAGCTGGGAGAGCAGATCGACAACCTCCAGCGCGTCAAGcagaagctggagaaggagaagagcgaATTCAAGATGGAGATCGACGACCTCTCCAGCAACATGGAAGCTGTTGCCAAGGCGAAG GGTAACCTTGAGAAGATGTGCCGTACTCTGGAGGACCAGCTCAGTGAGCTCAAGTCTAAGAATGACGAGAACGTCCGCCAATTGAATGATGCCAGCGCTCAGAGGGCGAGGCTGCTCACTGAGAATG GTGAGTTTGGTCATCAGCTTGAGGAGAAAGAAGCCCTTGTGTCCCAGCTGACCAGAGGCAAGCAGGCCTTCACACAGCAGTTGGAGGAGCTGAAGAGACTTGTTGAGGAGGAGGTTAAG GCCAAGAATGCTCTTGCTCATGGTGTGCAATCCGCCCGCCACGACTGTGACCTCCTGAGGGAGCAgtttgaggaggagcaggaggccaagGCTGAGCTGCAGCGGGGGATGTCCAAGGCCAACGGCGAGGTGGCTACGTGGAGGAGCAAGTATGAAACTGATGCCATCCAGCGCactgaggagctggaggaggccaa GAAAAAGCTGGCTCAGCGCCTTCAGGATGCTGAGGAGCAGATTGAGGCTACCAACTCCAAGTGTGCCTCTCTGGAGAAGACCAAGCAGAGACTcttgggtgaggtggaggacctCATGATTGATGTGGAGAGGGCTAACGGACTGGCTGCCAACCTTGACAAGAAGCAGAGGAACTTTGACAAG GTTCTGGCAGAGTGGAAGCAGAAGTATGAGGAGGGACAGGCAGAGCTTGAGGGATCCCTGAAAGAGACTCGTTCTCTCAGCACTGAGCTTTTCAAGATGaagaactcctacgaggaaacTCTGGATCATCTGGAGACACTGAAGCGCGAGAACAAGAACCTGCAGC AGGAGATCTCTGACTTGACCGAACAACTTGGTGAGACTGGTAAGAGCATCCATGAGCTGGAGAAGGCCAAGAAGCAGACGGAGATTGAGAAGTCTGAGATCCAAACAGCCCTGGAGGAAGCTGAG GGAACTCTGGAGCATGAAGAGTCCAAGCTCCTGCGTATCCAACTGGAGCTCAACCAGGTCAAGGGTGAGGTTGACAGGAAATTGGctgagaaggatgaggagatggagcagatcAAGAGGAACAGCCAGAGGCTACTTGACTCCATGCAGACTACTCTGGATGCTGAGGTCAGGAGCAGGAATGATGCCTTGAGAATCaagaagaagatggagggaGACCTGAACGAGATGGAGATCCAGCTGAGCCATGCCAACCGCCAGGCTGCTGAGGCCCAGAAGCAGCTGAGGAACGTGCAGGGACAACTCAAG GATGCCCAAATTCACCTCGACGATGCCATCAGAGCAGCAGATGACCTGAAGGAGCAAGCTGCCATGGTGGAGCGTAGGAACGGCCTCATGATGGCTGAGCTTGAGGAGCTGAGGGTAGCTctggaacagacagagagaggccgcAAAGTGGCTGAGACGGAGCTGGTGGATGCTAGCGAGCGTGTTGGACTGCTGCACTCCCAG AACACAAGCCTTATCAACACAAAGAAGAAGCTTGAGTCTGACCTGGTCCAAGTCCAGGGCGAGGTGGACGACTCCATTCAGGAAGCCAGGAATGCTGAGGAGAAGGCCAAGAAGGCCATCACTGAT GCTGCCATGATGGCTGAGGAGCTGAAGAAAGAGCAGGATACTAGCTCTCACctggagaggatgaagaagaaccTGGAGGTCACAGTGAAGGACCTGCAGCACCGCCTGGATGAGGCTGAGAACCTGGCCCTGAAGGGTGGCAAGAAGCAGATCCAGAAACTGGAGTCCCGG GTGCGCGAGCTGGAGTCCGAGGTTGAGGCTGAACAGAGACGTGGAGCAGACGCTGTTAAAGGTGTCCGCAAATATGAGAGGAGAGTGAAGGAACTCTCATACCAG ACTGAGGAGGACAAAAAGAATATCTGCAGGCTCCAGGATCTGGTTGACAAGCTGCAGCTGAAGGTGAAGGCCTACAAGAGGCAGTCTGAGGAAGCG GAGGAGCAGGCCAACTCCTACCTGTCCAAGAGCAGGAAGGTTCAGCatgagctggaggaggctgaggagcgGGCTGACATCGCTGAGTCTCAGGTCAACAAGCTGAGGGCTAAGAGCCGCGATACTGGCAAG ACAAAGGACGAAGAATAA